The following are encoded in a window of Microcaecilia unicolor chromosome 14, aMicUni1.1, whole genome shotgun sequence genomic DNA:
- the LOC115457026 gene encoding vomeronasal type-2 receptor 26-like: protein MSEKRKKQSIASTGPGHPGARFSLRYYRHLLAFYYAIEEINRNPMILPNITLGFHITDSCTEGMISLCKALIILSGEKDPVPGYSCHQQGRLAGVIGSLSSGTSGVIAKLTGTYRYPQISYGAMDLLFNNRIEFPFFYRTVPNDHSQFQGLIQLLILFRWNWVGILTLDDESDQRTCVELKREIVRSGNCVAFVEVVSSIFHVADRQIHQVINVVRKSLANVVILLSTKSYFVLNFCYRVDWRKEVNKVWIISAASSSLANINTPGTITTCITFNSSLVFSIAKGEIPGFREFLYSIHSSGFSELSFLQPLREHKFGCDPLSSLSRCSGQGMRSNLSHWHFSMDNFHFTYSLYTAIYAMAHALHDMYADKTQSGEDLKLEFQPWQLNRYIKAVRFKTSGGQEVFFDDKGNAPGYFDIVNWILLPGGSLDSIKVGSFNQSAPEGQQLIVNQSAILWNPYFNQTPRSVCSESCVPGYRKVLPPGKPVCCFDCVPCSEGEFSNTSDAENCVKCPEDQWPSKRKDQCLPRATEFLSYDDLLGAALASIAVLFAIVTAIVLGIFIKYRDTPVVRANNRDLSYILLISLILSFLGSLVFVGPVGSITCLLRQVSFGIIFTIAVSSVLAKTITVLLAFKATNPSSKLSKWVGRRVSSYLVLLCFLGEVALCIAWLLISPPFPDYDIQSEKGKMILQCNEGSTIAFYSVIGYIGFLALLSLIVAFLVRKLPGSFNEAQHITFSMLVFFSVWVSFIPAYLSTKGKYTVAVEIFAILASSAGLLGCIFTPKCYIILFRPSLNTKGHLIVKNHSKQR, encoded by the exons ATGTCTGAGAAACGGAAAAAACAGTCCATAGCAAGCACAGGGCCCGGTCACCCGGGGGCAAG ATTTTCTCTCAGATACTATCGACATCTCTTGGCCTTTTATTATGCCATTGAGGAGATCAACCGAAATCCTATGATATTACCCAACATTACCCTGGGCTTCCATATAACTGATTCATGCACCGAGGGAATGATTTCACTGTGTAAAGCTTTGATTATCTTATCAGGGGAAAAGGACCCTGTTCCTGGGTACAGTTGTCACCAGCAAGGTCGCTTGGCTGGTGTCATCGGAAGCCTCTCTTCAGGGACATCAGGTGTAATAGCCAAACTTACAGGGACCTACAGATACCCACAG ATCAGTTATGGAGCGATGGATCTGCTCTTTAATAACCGAATTGAATTTCCATTCTTTTATCGCACTGTCCCGAATGATCATTCTCAGTTTCAGGGTTTGATTCAGCTCCTGATTCTCTTCAGATGGAATTGGGTGGGGATTCTCACTTTAGATGATGAAAGCGATCAGAGAACCTGTGTAGAACTAAAAAGGGAGATTGTCAGGAGCGGCAACTGTGTAGCTTTTGTGGAAGTGGTATCCAGCATCTTTCACGTTGCTGACCGACAGATTCATCAGGTTATCAACGTGGTCAGAAAATCATTGGCCAATGTGGTTATTCTCCTCAGCACTAAAAGTTACTTTGTATTAAATTTCTGCTATCGTGTAGATTGGCGTAAAGAAGTCAATAAAGTGTGGATCATCTCTGCTGCCTCCTCTTCCCTTGCAAACATAAATACTCCAGGCACGATTACAACTTGTATCACATTCAACAGTTCTCTAGTATTTAGCATTGCTAAAGGTGAGATCCCAGGATTCAGAGAGTTCCTTTACAGTATCCACTCATCCGGATTCTCAGAACTCTCCTTCCTGCAGCCTCTCCGGGAGCACAAATTTGGTTGTGATCCGTTGTCCAGTTTGTCCAGATGCTCAGGACAGGGCATGCGGTCTAACCTATCTCATTGGCATTTCAGTATGGATAATTTTCATTTCACTTATAGTCTCTACACCGCGATCTACGCCATGGCTCATGCTTTGCACGACATGTACGCAGACAAGACTCAATCTGGGGAAGATCTAAAACTGGAATTCCAACCATGGCAG CTCAACCGATATATTAAGGCGGTACGCTTCAAAACCTCTGGTGGACAGGAGGTTTTCTTTGATGACAAAGGGAATGCACCCGGATACTTTGACATTGTAAACTGGATCCTGCTCCCTGGTGGCTCCTTAGACAGCATCAAAGTTGGAAGCTTCAATCAATCAGCTCCAGAGGGCCAGCAGCTCATTGTTAACCAAAGTGCCATCTTGTGGAATCCTTACTTTAACCAG ACTCCCCGCTCTGTGTGCTCTGAGAGCTGTGTTCCCGGGTACAGGAAAGTTCTCCCGCCTGGGAAGCCGGTCTGCTGCTTTGACTGTGTCCCTTGCTCTGAAGGAGAATTCTCCAACACATCAG ATGCTGAGAACTGTGTGAAGTGTCCTGAAGACCAATGGCCAAGTAAGCGGAAGGATCAATGTCTCCCAAGAGCTACGGAATTCTTGTCTTATGATGATCTTTTGGGAGCAGCTTTGGCTTCCATTGCTGTTCTCTTCGCCATCGTCACAGCTATAGTACTTggaatctttattaaatatcGAGATACTCCTGTGGTGAGGGCCAATAACCGGGATCTCAGCTACATCCTCTTAATCTCCCTCATTCTGTCTTTCCTCGGTTCTTTGGTATTCGTAGGCCCTGTTGGAAGCATAACCTGTCTGCTCCGACAAGTGTCGTTTGGGATTATTTTTACGATTGCTGTTTCTTCTGTGCTGGCAAAAACCATCACAGTTCTCCTTGCCTTCAAAGCCACCAACCCAAGCAGCAAGTTAAGCAAATGGGTCGGGAGAAGAGTTTCCAGTTATCTAGTCCTTCTCTGCTTCTTGGGTGAAGTTGCTTTATGCATTGCATGGCTGCTTATCTCTCCTCCATTTCCAGACTATGACATACAGTCTGAAAAAGGGAAGATGATACTACAGTGTAATGAAGGATCCACCATCGCATTTTACAGTGTGATAGGATACATTGGGTTTTTGGCTCTCCTAAGTTTAATTGTGGCTTTCCTAGTAAGGAAGTTGCCTGGCAGTTTCAATGAGGCTCAGCATATCActttcagcatgctggtgttcttCAGTGTTTGGGTGTCCTTCATCCCAGCCTACCTGAGCACCAAAGGCAAATACACGGTGGCTGTGGAGATCTTTGCCATCTTGGCTTCCAGTGCTGGACTGCTGGGCTGTATATTCACCCCCAAGTGCTATATTATTCTGTTCAGGCCTTCCCTGAACACAAAGGGTCATTTAATTGTGAAAAACCATTCAAAACAAAGGTAA
- the LOC115457027 gene encoding olfactory receptor 8D4-like has translation MNHTRVTEFLILGFPEFPELQLPFFILFSVLYLMAMLGNLLVICIVCADRHLHIPMYFFLANLSVLDICSLTTIVPKMLAILLAKNYDISFAGCFLQMYCYSICICIEFVLLTAMSYDRYIAICNPLRYLDIMNKRACAVLAAASWVVGMLDPLAHNIAISQLTFCDSNLINHFFCEIAAVVKLSCSDTSIIETMSYTLGLFVVLVPFLLTLTSYVFIISTILKIRSSKGKSKAFSTCSSHLTVILLAYGTMIGVYIHPGAMDSADLNKLPIAMYIVTLPLLNPLIYSLRSRELKVALKKTIMKTH, from the coding sequence ATGAATCATACCAGAGTGACAGAATTCCTGATTCTTGGGTTCCCAGAGTTTCCAGAGCTGCAGCTCCCCTTCTTCATTCTCTTCTCAGTCCTCTACCTGATGGCTATGTTAGGGAACCTCCTCGTTATCTGCATAGTATGTGCTGATCGACACCTCCACATCCCTATGTATTTCTTCCTGGCCAACCTGTCTGTCTTAGACATCTGCTCTTTGACTACCATTGTGCCAAAAATGTTGGCAATTCTGCTGGCTAAGAACTATGACATATCTTTTGCGGGATGCTTTCTACAGATGTACTGCTATTCAATATGTATATGTATAGAATTTGTTCTTCTCACTGCCATGTCATATGACCGTTACATTGCAATATGCAACCCCTTGCGTTATCTCGACATCATGAATAAGAGGGCATGTGCTGTTCTGGCAGCTGCCTCATGGGTAGTAGGTATGTTAGATCCATTGGCACACAATATTGCTATATCCCAGTTGACTTTTTGTGACTCTAATCTGATAAATCACTTCTTCTGTGAAATTGCAGCAGTGGTGAAACTTTCTTGCTCAGATACCTCAATAATTGAAACTATGAGTTATACACTAGGGTTATTTGTAGTCTTAGTGCCATTTCTTTTAACCCTGACTTCCTACGTGTTTATCATTTCCACCATCTTGAAAATCCGCTCTTCAAAGGGCAAAAGCAAGGCCTTCTCCACCTGTTCATCCCACCTTACTGTCATCCTTCTGGCATATGGGACTATGATAGGAGTGTATATACACCCTGGGGCAATGGATTCTGCAGATCTAAACAAGTTACCTATAGCAATGTATATAGTCACTCTCCCACTGCTAAACCCTCTGATTTATAGTTTGAGAAGCAGAGAGTTAAAAGTGGCCCTGAAAAAAACCATCATGAAGACCCACTAA
- the LOC115457029 gene encoding olfactory receptor 5V1-like, with the protein MVNHSSVTEFLILGFPEFPELQLPLFILFSFLYLMAVLGNLLVIYIVCADQHLHIPMYFFLANLSVLDICSLTAIVPKMLAILLAKNYDISFWGCFLQMYCYAICIGTEFALLTAMSYDRYIAIYNPLRYLNIMNERACAVLVAASWVVGFLDPLPHHIVISQFPFCDSNLINHFFCEVAAVVKLSCSDTSIIQTMNYIFGLFVAFIPFLLTLTSYVFIISTILKIRSSKGKSKAFSTCSSHLTVILLAYGTIIGVYINPGSMDTAEPNKLPIAMYIVTLPLLNPLIYSLRSRELKVALKKALMKTH; encoded by the coding sequence ATGGTAAATCATTCCAGTGTGACAGAATTCCTGATTCTTGGGTTTCCAGAGTTTCCAGAGCTGCAGCTCCCCCTCTTCATTCTCTTCTCATTCCTCTACCTGATGGCTGTATTGGGGAACCTACTCGTTATCTACATAGTATGTGCTGATCAACACCTCCACATCCCCATGTATTTCTTCCTGGCCAACCTGTCTGTCTTAGACATCTGCTCTTTGACtgcgattgtgccaaaaatgtTGGCAATTCTGCTGGCTAAGAACTATGACATATCTTTTTGGGGATGCTTTCTACAGATGTACTGCTATGCGATATGCATAGGTACAGAATTTGCTCTTCTCACTGCCATGTCATATGACCGCTACATTGCAATATACAACCCCTTGCGTTACCTCAACATCATGAATGAGAGGGCATGTGCTGTTCTAGTAGCTGCCTCATGGGTAGTAGGTTTCTTAGATCCATTGCCACACCATATTGTTATATCCCAGTTTCCGTTTTGCGACTCTAATCTAATAAATCACTTCTTCTGTGAAGTTGCAGCAGTGGTGAAACTTTCTTGCTCAGATACCTCAATAATTCAAACTATGAATTATATATTTGGGTTATTTGTAGCCTTCATTCCATTTCTCCTAACCCTGACATCCTACGTGTTTATCATTTCCACCATCCTGAAAATCCGCTCGTCAAAGGGCAAAAGCAAGGCCTTCTCCACCTGTTCATCCCACCTTACTGTCATTCTTTTGGCATATGGGACTATCATAGGAGTGTATATTAACCCTGGGTCAATGGATACTGCAGAACCAAACAAGTTACCTATCGCAATGTATATAGTCACTCTCCCACTGCTGAACCCTCTGATTTATAGTTTGAGAAGCAGAGAGTTAAAAGTGGCCCTGAAAAAAGCCCTCATGAAGACCCACTAA